A genomic window from Pseudoalteromonas piratica includes:
- a CDS encoding protein-disulfide reductase DsbD, protein MRFITFGCVLLLNTLFAFLGQPANANTTFNDLIKTNEPQFLKVDEAFKIDFDQQGSTLFIGWDIADGYYLYKEKLEFVAKGADLTLPKLPRGTDHEDEYFGKTQVYFNELTTVSKLDNVVDGAYVKVRYQGCAEAGLCYQPVIVEIPLTAFQSNSSNKTSDDSVSEKAVTTASEPDDELSLTDKLNQQSLLTNLAIFFVLGLTLAFTPCVFPMFPILSSLIAGQQGLSTKRAFTLSFVYVQGMAITYALLGLVVASLGGQVQGYIQHPAVLISFSILFVVLALSMFGLYEFKLPESWMTRLTQLSNNQKSGNYFGVFMMGVLSGLIASPCTTAPLSAALLYVAQSGDYFIGGVTLYVLSLGMGLPLLLLGTSGGKLLPKAGAWMEQVKTLFGFIMLMVPLILLERIVPWHIIVAIGSVLLLVTGAYLYYWHTLTNNNKGKTALWLVSFIMVFSALTSISNQIWPRTNSTANTTASLDVHGQFIHVANVDELEVEVAKASEQGKLVMFDLYADWCVACKEFEKYTFPDENVQTAFKDYVLIQADLTESNDTTIAFMERFEVFGLPTILFFDRQGKELPDERVTGFQSADEFSAHLTNLSNKF, encoded by the coding sequence ATGCGCTTTATAACTTTTGGCTGTGTGTTGCTACTCAACACTCTTTTTGCCTTTTTAGGCCAACCAGCAAATGCCAATACCACCTTTAACGATCTTATAAAAACCAATGAACCACAGTTTTTAAAGGTCGATGAAGCATTTAAAATTGATTTTGACCAACAAGGGTCAACCTTGTTTATTGGCTGGGATATTGCCGATGGCTATTATTTGTATAAAGAAAAGCTGGAGTTCGTCGCCAAAGGCGCTGATTTAACATTGCCTAAATTGCCAAGAGGTACAGATCACGAAGATGAGTACTTTGGCAAAACGCAAGTATATTTTAATGAACTTACTACCGTTTCTAAGCTAGATAATGTTGTTGATGGCGCTTATGTAAAAGTGCGCTACCAAGGCTGTGCTGAAGCGGGGCTATGCTACCAACCTGTCATCGTAGAAATTCCGTTAACGGCTTTTCAAAGTAATTCAAGTAATAAAACGAGTGACGACAGCGTTTCGGAAAAAGCTGTGACAACTGCAAGTGAGCCAGACGATGAGTTATCACTTACTGACAAATTAAATCAGCAAAGCTTGCTTACTAATTTAGCCATCTTTTTTGTACTGGGTTTAACACTCGCCTTTACACCATGTGTATTCCCAATGTTCCCTATTCTTTCAAGTTTAATTGCAGGACAACAAGGGTTATCAACTAAACGCGCGTTTACCTTATCTTTTGTGTATGTCCAAGGTATGGCAATCACCTATGCGTTACTTGGTTTGGTTGTCGCATCACTCGGCGGACAAGTTCAAGGCTATATTCAACACCCTGCCGTACTTATCAGTTTTAGTATTTTATTTGTTGTTTTAGCCCTCTCTATGTTTGGCCTGTATGAATTTAAACTACCAGAAAGCTGGATGACACGTTTAACCCAACTATCTAATAACCAAAAATCAGGCAACTACTTTGGTGTATTTATGATGGGGGTATTATCAGGGCTTATCGCCTCGCCATGCACAACAGCGCCATTATCTGCCGCATTATTATATGTTGCACAAAGTGGCGACTATTTTATTGGGGGAGTTACATTATATGTATTGAGCCTAGGTATGGGTTTACCACTGTTATTATTAGGCACTTCGGGTGGTAAGTTATTACCAAAAGCAGGCGCTTGGATGGAGCAAGTAAAAACCTTATTCGGCTTTATTATGTTAATGGTACCGCTAATTTTACTAGAGCGTATCGTACCTTGGCATATTATAGTGGCGATTGGTTCAGTGCTATTACTTGTAACAGGCGCTTATCTTTATTATTGGCATACACTAACAAACAACAATAAAGGTAAAACAGCGTTATGGTTGGTTTCTTTTATCATGGTGTTTAGTGCACTCACATCAATTAGCAACCAAATTTGGCCAAGAACAAACAGCACAGCTAACACAACTGCCAGTTTGGATGTGCATGGCCAATTTATTCATGTCGCAAATGTTGATGAACTAGAAGTTGAAGTAGCCAAAGCCAGTGAGCAAGGAAAGTTAGTCATGTTTGATTTATACGCTGATTGGTGCGTTGCTTGTAAAGAGTTTGAAAAATACACCTTTCCGGATGAAAATGTGCAAACAGCGTTTAAAGACTATGTGTTGATTCAAGCTGATTTAACCGAGTCAAACGATACCACTATCGCCTTTATGGAACGCTTTGAAGTATTCGGTCTGCCGACCATCTTATTCTTTGACCGCCAAGGTAAGGAATTACCGGATGAGCGCGTAACCGGCTTCCAGAGCGCTGATGAGTTTTCAGCCCACTTAACAAACCTTTCTAATAAATTCTAA
- the accB gene encoding acetyl-CoA carboxylase biotin carboxyl carrier protein, whose amino-acid sequence MDIRKIKKLIELVEESGIAELEITEGEESVRINRHSSAPVHYAAAPAAAPIAAAPVAAPTAAPVASEEAAPAVVAGHQVKSPMVGTFYRASSPEAPSYVEVGDTVNVGDTLCIVEAMKMMNQIEADKAGVVKAILVDNEDAVEFDQPLFVIE is encoded by the coding sequence ATGGATATTCGCAAAATCAAAAAGCTTATTGAACTTGTTGAAGAATCAGGTATTGCTGAGTTAGAAATCACAGAAGGTGAAGAGTCAGTACGTATTAATCGTCACAGTTCTGCTCCAGTTCATTATGCGGCTGCTCCTGCTGCAGCGCCAATTGCGGCTGCACCTGTTGCTGCACCAACTGCTGCGCCAGTAGCTTCTGAAGAAGCTGCACCTGCAGTTGTAGCTGGCCACCAAGTAAAATCACCAATGGTGGGTACTTTCTACCGCGCTTCTTCACCAGAAGCACCTTCTTACGTTGAAGTTGGCGACACTGTAAATGTTGGTGACACGCTATGTATCGTAGAAGCGATGAAAATGATGAACCAAATCGAAGCGGATAAGGCTGGTGTTGTTAAAGCAATCTTGGTAGATAACGAAGATGCTGTTGAGTTCGACCAACCACTATTTGTAATCGAATAA
- the aroQ gene encoding type II 3-dehydroquinate dehydratase, with the protein MTARLRVLVLNGPNLNMLGKREPEVYGAQTLAEIINDLTQYADSHNVTLTHCQSNSEAELITTIHSAYEQVDFIIINPAAFTHTSLALRDALLSVSIPFIEVHLSNIYQREAFRHHSYFSDVAKGVLCGFGANGYKMALDAILADC; encoded by the coding sequence ATGACTGCACGTTTACGAGTTTTAGTACTAAATGGCCCAAATTTAAATATGTTGGGCAAACGCGAGCCTGAAGTATATGGTGCGCAGACGCTAGCTGAAATCATCAATGATTTAACTCAATATGCAGATTCTCACAACGTGACACTGACGCACTGCCAAAGTAATAGCGAAGCTGAATTAATAACAACTATCCATTCAGCTTATGAACAGGTTGACTTTATTATTATCAATCCTGCCGCATTTACCCATACCAGTTTGGCACTGCGCGATGCACTGCTGAGTGTATCAATTCCTTTTATCGAGGTTCATCTCTCAAATATTTATCAAAGGGAAGCATTTCGCCATCACTCCTATTTTAGTGATGTTGCAAAAGGCGTTCTCTGCGGATTTGGTGCGAACGGCTACAAAATGGCATTAGACGCTATCTTGGCCGATTGCTAA